Below is a window of Solanum stenotomum isolate F172 chromosome 7, ASM1918654v1, whole genome shotgun sequence DNA.
GGGGAGATTTATGCTAACCAAAGGTAGAGGGAGGACTTGGCTTTAGATCGCTGCATGATGTAAACAAAGCTCTATTTGCAAAGTTGTGGTGGAATTTTCGAGTTTCCACAAATTCAATATGGGCAAGGTACATGTGGAATAAATATTGTAAGAAATTACATCCTGTGATTACCACAAGTTTGGGAGCATCACAGGTGTGGAGGAAAATGATCACTGTTAGGGAGGAAGTGGAACATGATATTTGGTGGCAACTAAAAGCTGGAAATTCAAGTTTCTGGTTTGATAACTGGACTAGGCAAGGAGCTCTATATTATACAGAAGTAGATCTGGCACAAGATGTGGAACTAGAAGTAAAAGACTTCATCACTAACGGATTGTGGGATGAAACAAAGcttaaaaattgtatttcagAGGAGATGGCTGACCATATTATCTTTAACATCAGAGCAAGAATTATGGAGATAGGCAGCGACAAGGCATGGTGGTGTGGGAATATGACTAGTTTGTTTACTGTTAAATCAGCGTACCATAGGATGAGAAGCAGAAAGGCGGAGGAGAATTGGAGAAGATATATGTGGATTAGAGGAATGCCAATCAAGATTAGTTTCTTCCTTTGGAAGGTTTGGATGGGGGAAATTGCCACAGATGACAATCTTAAGAAGATGAAAATACCAATTGTGTCAAAGTGTTATTGCTGCGAAAAAGGGGAAATGGAAACTATGAAACACCTTTTACTAATAGCTCCCATAGCTCAAAAGCTATGGAAGCACTTTGCTTCTTGTGCAGGTATTAATATAAATGGGTTAACCCTTCAACAACTCATCTTCAAATGGTGGGAGCACAAGGCCTCGACTAAGGTACAACAAATTCTGCAAGCTGTTCCAGCAGTTATTATGTGGAAATTGTGGAAACGGAGAAATTCTTATAAACATGGAAAAAAAGTATCCTATACTAATTTGTATTATCAATGTCAATTGATAATATATCAGTTAGTAAGGACAAAATTTCCATGGATTAAAAGAATGCCATATCATTGGTCACAAGTGCTGGACAGGTTACAGAGTTACAAGCCAACATTACATTATCAGATAGTCAGCTGGAGGAAACCAAGTGAAAGATGGGTGACATGCAATACAGATGGAGCTAGCAAAGGGAATCCAGGGGTGAGCTCATATGGCTACTGTATAAAAGACTTGAATGGAGATCTTATATATGCTAAGCCACACAATCTAGGTGAGACCACTAACATGGAAGCGGAGGTCACAACAACATGGAAGGCTTTACAATATTGTTTAGACAATGGTTTAAGTCAAGTGAGACTGGAAACAGACTCATTAGCTTTAAAAAACATGATGTATGGAAGTTGCAGAATACCATGGGAGATAGTTGAAAAAGTGGAAGACATTCAGGAAAAAATGCAGCAATTAAATGTACAGGTTTGACATATATTTAGAGAGGCGAATCAGTTAGCAGATTTCATAGCGAATATGACAATCATTACAAAACAGAAGATGATTTTTCAGCACTTTCATCAACTACCAAGcttaggaaaaaaaattcttaatattGATAAACATCAGGTCCCTTCATTTAGGATTAAAACAAAGAGaatttacaacaacaacaatggtCAGCATGCTTAGATATATCATTGAGGCCACAGGGTTCCACAACTATACTATATAAAAAAGCGATACAGGGATCAGCAAAAGGCGAGAGTCAAAGAGCCGTATCTGAAATCAAAGCGAGCATCCAGCGGAGAAATCGAGATGAAGAAGCACGGAAGCAATCTGGGGTACTCGAATTCGGCTTCAACTGGAAAACACAAAGGATTAGAAGCACAAAGAGGACATGAAAAGATGATGAATTTAAAGAGTACTTACATGGTTTTACAGAGCTGAAATGCAAAGCTCATAGAGCTTGGCATGAATCTACTCCGGAGAGTACACCTAAAAGCAAAGAAAGATCAGCTCAAAAGAGAAAATGTAGACAaaggaaagagagaaaggcatgAACCTTTGATAGATGCAGACTACATCACACATCATAGTCTGATTATGAAGCATGCTGATTACCCAAAGAAGAAGAGTGAAGAACTCATCGTTGAAGAGCTCTATTGAGAATAGACTTAAAGCGGCGGACAGAGAAAGGCAATACAAGTGAACAAATTAGGAAACAATAGTTTATGGGTCTTGTAGGAATAATCTGATGGGCTGGTGGGCCGTTTAGGTGCTTTTTGTATGGTTTTGCATTATTGGATATTTATGGAATAAATAAAAGGACTTCAAgtccaaattaattttttttaaaaaagaagctGGGACACAATTATTAAGCTCGTGATTGCTAAAACGTGTAGCTCTCTCACATGCACTCCCGTCTAGTTTAAGCAAGGCGCGCAACCTTCTCCAAGTTTGGATCATAAGACTTAAGCTTTATCGAATGacaatttttatgtataatacTAAAGGAGGACGGATATGAAACTAAgttttccccaaaaaaaaaaaaacctagttTGCCCTATTTGACTCCcatacatgatatatatataaatgcatTCGGGTTAGTTATGATTATCATTACTTAATAATATAGGTATGATACTAATCTGAATAGACGATTAGAGGCTTGAGAGACCATGACCATAATATAAATCCTTTGAGTcagtaaaatgataaaaattagCATAGcaattaggggtgtgcaaaacGAATCGACCTATAAATTGaacagaaaaaaatattattggtttagttattgggttaacggttAACGGTTATTGGTTTAgttattgggttaacggttatttaatgattttataaaaaattattattgggTTATTAGTTTGATATTggtttttttaatattgggttattgggttaaccgataacccattaagaatataatagtttactatttttatttttagtcataCATAAatagcaaacaaaaaatattaatataatcatTATATTAGACTATAACTATAAGGAGCCTACACAATTAACACTACTTAACTCTGCTCTCTGCATTTACCCTTTAGGTTTTAGTATTACTTTAGTCTTAATTATGTTCACAATGTCAAAACCTAAAAAACTAAGAACGACAACGGGTAAGGTTTGCAACAATGACGACAAGGGTTAGGCAACAAGTAGGGTTGTGAATTGTGAGTATTAACTATACTTTTACTACACAACGCAGAATTTTTGCACTCAATGAGTAATttgatttctctattttttatttcgCGTCAAATTGTTGGACAAGTCATACATTTGTTTTGAAaccattttcttattggttaaatcgaaaaCCGAATCGTTAAAGACCAAAACCTGATAAATCGAgaacaaatatcttattggtttggttatcggtttagcatatttaaaaatcgaAAACCTATAAATCGAACCGATAATACTTAAAACCAAACTGAACCGACCGATACACACCCCTAGCAACTATGTATAGATATGTTGGAACTACGTAAGCGATATTGCCCTGAGATTGACTACTATGTGAACAACTTCTACGATATTAGTCTTTGTTACTTTCTTGGTTTAGTTATAAAAAGTagtataaacaacaaaaccaaaCTCTCTGAATTGGAAACCACTTGTTCTTATCGATAATACTTTGTTCTACCTTGTTAACTTAGATGTAATTTCTTTAAAGGTTTTCTATTAAATGGGAATGAGTGGTATGGATTCGCCTATCAAATTAGAATCGAGTATGTACCCACACGATCAAATTCTAGGAgtaaaaagatacaaaatacaaaattaacaCAAAAGAATGTCCATACTAAATAGACAAGAAGCAGctttaattaattgaataaaaCCATATATATAGCTAGTGCAATAAATTAATCGACTAACTTCAATTCGAGATAAAATTGAAATCGACTATATCATATAAAACTATCTCTACCCCTATTTGAGCATCCATATATACTTGTACTACGTAGTATTTTTAATATTGTATAAGGAAATTTTAACTTGTTCATTAATAACGAAAAGGTTCAACTAATCATCAAGAACCAAATAATTGTGTTTCCTTTCCTAGTAAAAACCATTATTCTCACTAGATGTTTATACCAAAATTTATCACAATTGAGTGATTTATGAAGTAAAATTAGTCAAGATTACGTgatggttatatatatatatatatatataaacacagGAGTGTCAATGGCACGATTTGGAGGGAGTGCAAGACGTTGCACGTAAAATCTTACCAAGAAATAACCATTTATGGAAATAGCAACAAGGTTCCTATCAACATACCtactattttcttatttatagcACAAACTCTTTTAGATGTATTGTTTACGATATACATAACTTAAACTCTGATTAGATTTGAAAATCAATATATTGTCAATGTATAAAAATCTTAAACATATTCAAATCACTAGGTATTAGAGACAAGAAGAATAAAGAAGCTGGAATTATGTAACTTCATTTTTGGAGTTAAATAAAGAAGCTTAAAAAGTTGGAATTTGGTAAATCCAACATTACATAAAGTAAATATATGAAGAAACTTAACATATATAGTTTTTGCAGATAACATAGTTGCATGATTAAACTTGAGAGAATACTAAAAAAAGCTTGTTCATGCTTACCACTTAATCCTTTTATTAATCACTTTTCAATCCCAATCTAAGCTCCAAATCTAGGCCATTCGGATCTTTGTAGTTATAAAGATTATCTAGCTTGGATTCAAATTCGGAAAAGAACATCTGATATCCTTCGATATATTCAATGAAGTGATCAATTATCTTCGATATCATCATAACCTGTCATGGGGATGGGGGCGAGAAAACATGTGAGtcataaaatatagaaaataacaattattaACTATGTTACTCGaactttttagaaatattacTAGATGTGTGTTGttgaattctccaaaaatagTTCATTTCTGAAGGTTACAACATGAATATAAttcagaaatatttttaaagtatccGAGTAGCATGTAGTCAAATAATAGGAAATGAAAACTTACATCTTCTCCAAATTTAGCATATTCATTTAGCAAGTCTCGTAGGATAGCTCGTTGTTGCTCAGGATTGTTGCTAGCAGCACAAAATTGTTCCTTCAAATCCAAACATATATGAAAATTCTCTGAAtacattattttgtttttcaaacGATCAATCTCACTTTCTTCTTTCATAATTTGTTGGGCCTGAAATTAGTATAATTCAATATCACAATTTAcaatatatatgttaaaaaaagtgaaagatataattttaaaaaataaaaatgtgactTGTGATAACAGTGACTGGGGAGTAGTTGAGCCaattaattcatcaatcttcTCTTTTTGAGACATGTGTAGTAAATtatcctcttttttattttgctaGTAACTTATAGATTTATTTTATATCAtggttaaagattttttttgagCGCTAGCAAAATATTAGACCCTATCtaaaattttataagttattCTAAACATTAGACATAACTTAATATTTTGTGACTTTGTCTATAATATTAAGcaatttatgaataaatattatACAAGAGTATAACATTGTCCGAACGAATAATTTCGAAAAGCTATattgttatacaaattataaaaataatgataaaatctaAATGGTAGCCCTTAAAGAGAATATTTGTGTTAAtcaattgtattttaaaaactaattacaCTATAtggaaaataacattttttgatCCCTCAATTAtcgttttattatattttcgtCTTGTGTTATTTGACTAAGCACATTAGACCTTCAATTAAGTTAAATGTGTTCTTAACTTAAAGGAGCAAAATCAAACATTTAACTTAATTGAAGGTCTAATCTGCTTAGCCAAAGAACATAAGGATCAAAATCAGAATAAAACAATAACTCATGGACCAATAATTAAAGACATGgatttcaccaaaaaaaaataaaaaattaaagaacttTAAGTGTCATGCCCATAAGTCAAACCCACAATCAATTAGcattttaaaactcttttgTTGTTTTCTAAAAACTTTCATTTGTCGAGAGAATTCTAACAATTTAAACATATTGTCAAAGAAACATTTAACATTTATATCTACAcaatataaacatatatttcaaGTAAccatcaaaattttataataaaaaccTTGATGTAGTATCCTTTGTTATAAAACCAAATCTTGACTTGTGTTGTATCAAGCCCTAGCTCTTCACTCAATTGCTCTATCACATCATTTTCTGGATTTGGCTTTTGGCTGAACACCctaatcaaaaataaaatatatgttacaataaagaaaatcaattacataattttttttttaaacaacaTGAGTTAAGACACATATCTCAAATTCATAGGTTTCACTATCAAAAACAATAATTGTGAAAGAcgctcaaaaataattttgacaaatcaaatttctcatttttagtAGTGAGATGCACAAAAACCTATGATAGACATCATAAAGAACATCATCAATGAGTAAAAATTCAGAAAacataaaaggataaaaaaaaagagccaaaaaattatttattcaacaAACTCACTCTTCAAGTTTCTCAATTATTTGTTCATACGAATGTTGAAAAATCGATTTTCCGATCTCTTGACAGGAAGTTGACCCAACACTTGCATCATTTTGAGAAGTCATGAATGTGAGAAGAATGAAAcaagagagaaaataaaaatgtgatgAACAAATAAAGTTCATTCTCAACGAAGAAATGTGTAGAAGAAAATTTGTCCAATCTTGGATTTATAGGGTCTTCAAAACGAAATCATGAATTTTTGTGGACAAACATTTAATGAAATAAGATTAAGTAGTCTAACTACTCATAAATATGGTTGGTAAAAGTCAATATTTCTATTAATGTTTATAAAAGTACTTAGTTTATAAGTAAAATAAAGATGAAGAACTTAATTTGTTTGTGTCACGACTCAACTATTAGGTCGTGTGGACACCTATTCTAACACCTAGATAGGAGGATTTTTATCACCCAATTTAAAAATGATAATGCAGAAGTAAAATGAAATACGATATTTCaccttaataaaataaaagtatcaATCTCAACCTTCATTACAACAAAAAGCTTTTTTGCACATACAACGGAAAACCCTCTCTAAGAACTAGTCTAAAaggtacaagagcttctaagaGATACAAATATTAAAACAAGACACAATCCCATCATAAGGAAGAGAGGAGTAGAAGTTGTTGTGGACCACCATCATCATCACCATCATCTAGGAAATATCGATGATCCTGCAACCAGACTATACCAAGTAACATAACATGAATAGTATCAGTGCAAACAACATGTATTAGTAGGCATAATTGGTTGACCCAAATCCACCACATAATATCATGTAAATAATTAGAAGAAACATAAAACTTGAAGTAATACAACCTCAATCTTTCAACAACATCCATTACTACCAGGTATACTACCTCTGAACTCATACACTCTATCCCACATAATAGTATCAATGCAAACAACATGTATCAGTAGGCATAATTGGTTGACCCAAATCCATCACACAGTATCATGTAAATAATTAGAAGAAACATAAAACTTGAAGTTATACAACCTCGATCTTTCAACAACATCCATTACTACCAGGTATACTACCTCTAAACTCATACACTCTATCCCAGGGCTCCCTAACTGATTCCACTGCCAACTTCACCGGTAGGAGTCATTCCACCCTACTATCATGTCCTAACATAATCCCCCGTCACATGCATGCTTCCTGAGCTTATCCATCTTACCAAAAACTAGAATTATATTCTAATTCTTAATTCAAATCTACCAACTATCCTTGTTAATCGGTCTGTCACCTCACTTAAGATTCCATGCCACCAACCCTGACCCTTGAACCTTAGCCAATTTAGTGGGCCTCCTACAAATTTTTTACTTATCTACTTTGACTCAACCCAAATTCAATACACTCTTTAAGTAATCTGGACCACCCAAGGATCTCTAAAACACCATCTATGGTGCTTAATTAACATGCAATCCCGATGATACAAGAACCATCCAgcaaattaacaaaataattcgACCACTTACAGACCAACACACACAagtgttggaaaactatatgcacagcgGAAGCATACTAGAATCTtactgcttacatgaataatagataaccacTATTGTTTATGCTAGACCACATAatcatgctagaacacataaacatactgaaatttaattcgataaatacctcttgaagcgtgaacACATACCTTCAAGTGAATCCCCAATTTAGACAGTTCTTCAAGTGAATCTACAAGATAGCTATGGTCTTCTACAGTAATCCCAAGGTCACAtctgaactctctcaatacttgggtgggcaagtatcgAATAGAAAACTAATCAATCTAGGGCTAGAAGAATCCCtaattatagagatttcttcacGGTCCAAAGAGGAGAACCAAACACacgttatttttcttcttcgaCCGAAAAATACACgctagttttctttttataagaaaaCTAACGCCTCTCCCCTTTTCCCTTTAGCATTAGGATTCTGAGttttagttaaatatgggcactggagggaccacagaattaattactgaggcttcctattatggaaataattccaaataattaatttgaattattcttaccataataaattacaaatcattccactagaaattcgtaattgcactcctctatttatatttcataattccccattaaacacttatgtaattccccatgttaagatttcagatactaatcaataaattaaattactgacgaatttaacttaatgattaatttcctttagagcactacttaacttatttcatgtgtcggattcataaatccacttgcaaggtttgacacgatgaaaacttataagtttctcaaaaaggcatatcaatcaatctctataacgagacatggattccatcaactaacttattatttcaccaatatatattattatcatccaacttaccaggcatattgacccatctcagaatctcaccttttaataaatcaaaacgataattaatatatacagatcataatagttatatcaggattaagaatataagtacatttaatagtttagagaatatgttttgtcagtcagtctaaaacaactatctctactcggtcccgttcaatacatacaaaatgcactagcacaagaagttggaactataccgttcccataatcaagataaattacctataattttgtgctacaatcgtaccgatggcatgtccaatttccatcctagattgtgaataaaaaactttatacttataagaaccgatgatttaatcctctgtgtataagctaaaactctacacactaaatcatctactatataagtaaatagaccccataaacgaatatatgatctattaaaattgagcaaatatttattctataataaatattatttcttaacacatggttaatagtatatatcccaacaacaAGCACATCAAAACATATTTACAATCATCCATGATAGATATTGTATAAGGCATGGTACTCGAGCAAATCATAATAGAATTTGTAGCAGGTGTGGTACTCGAGCCAATCGATATACATTATTTACAAGGCGTGGTACCCAAGCCaatcaaaagtcaaaaaaatcacaaccacAAATGAAATAACTCACGCTTGTAAAATCAACAAGTGTTTAAGACTAGATGAGAATAACAATGAATATCCCTAACCGTCATTCCCTTATCTCCTAGAACACGAAATGTACAAGCAATACTAGTGAAACAATTAACATGAACACataacataaattgaaaaataatttaaccatCACCTACACCAACTATGGTCCATTGTCCTAGCTTACATGACCCTTCTTAGACAGATTCTCAACTCATTTAGTTAGCGCATTAATGCATAAATCTCAATGTCAGACCTATTAAAAAGTACACATCCTTCTCCGGAAATCCCTTTCTATCATTTATAACCAGGCTAAAAGTCTATTATGACCATGTAATCCATTCACTTAATCATTATATGTGCCATGAACCCACCTCAAATTCGATTTCTCAAAGCTTAAAAATCATAGGATAAACAACCACCATCAGTTATAGTGTCGACATCATCTACCCCAATACTTTTCCACCCCAAATAGAAATAACCAACACGTTTTAGCCATCCACACTCCGTGTCTAGAGGGCCTAAGCTTGAATTCTTCTAACATTCTAAAACATATTATGTATTCAGAAATAAGTCTAACTACTCAGTTAAGCCTAGCCTACCTGGGTGCCAAGAAGCTACTTCGGGAGTCTGAACACAGACTTTTAGCTTAGTAGAGGCGAAACATGAGGGAAATTAGGCCTGGAATCCATGGGTTTTACCCCATCCGAGCAGAAATCCTTCATCTTCATTGCTCCCAAGCTTTGGAGCAGCTTAGGAAGGTTTTTAGAACAACCCGCGTCTTTTTTGAACATGAAGCGGAGAAGTCCAATCATAAAATCTGTGTTTACTAGCTTCTGATCCCGTTAGCCCGTCATAGCGACCAATCGAGCGCTACATCAAAAGTGCAATAACGGAAAAATTATCGCTATAGTGAGATGACATTAGCCCgagtcaaatttcaaaaattttcaCCATGTCACgccaatgtaattcaataaggTATTTCAATAATTCCTAAAATTCCGTAACGAGGTGTCTTTTAATAACGACTAAAATGGTTGTTATAGTTTTAAGTGTTGTGTGTaagatttgacaaaaaaattcttataaGTTGGTTCAatcttttttccccttttcatTATCCTCATAAAATCTAATAACTAGagtttgttaaatatttttcgGAGATTAAACGTCCCCAGTTTtatcaaacttaaaatattaaaacttcaCAGGAGTATAATTAGAGGCACATTCTGAATTTTAACTTACAAGATTCTTACTATTGAACTCTTCATACTTCTAATAACCCGCTAggttattttctctattttagtaattttttttcgtTTAGAAATTCTAAGTAGCAATCCTAAGTTATTTATGGCTTGTTAAGGCTGACAATTTAGTCACCTGCTCGTTCATTTGGTTTTATGCAAGTTTCTATGTTTTGGAGCTTCTACAGTTTAAATGGTTGACTTTGGTCTAAACATTAAGTAAACGACCTCAACATGTAATTTTGATGGTTCCATTAGCTCCGAAACGTAATTTTTGGTCTAGATGAATCTTTCATTCAGATTTTGAGGCTTCCAGACTCATTTAAGCTACCTTATGACTAAACTCTAGAATGGAGCTTgagtgtgggacccactttgtATAGAGGCGACCTCCGTTGGAAGTTTTGACATTTCTGTTGAGTCTAGAATGTCATTTCTAATTGAGTAGTATATTCGATTTGCATTGATGGgacccaaaaataattttaatagtcCGGCAGATACTTGGGATTTTAATACCAAAAGGTGGTGCACTAGCTGCTGATGTAGCTTCTTCCGTGAAGCCTAAGCTCACGCCTGCAAAAAGCAGGCCACTCCTACAGAacttggccactttggtgactttGCCCCTATGGAGCTGGGGTTTGCTCATGTGGAGTTGGTAAGTCGCTGACCCTCACACTGGCGACCTATTGCTCGCCTTCAACGACGTCGGGGTCGCCGGAGCAGCAATAACAATGATTAAATCATTGAGgccatcttctttttttcacttCGTTTTGGAGGTTTGAAAGCTCAATTCTTGGCAATTTCTTATGAGATTTGTTGCATTGAGATGGGATTAGTGTGAGAACATTGTTAAGGTTGTTTTTCACGCTCCTGAACATGTAATTTCACGTTTAAATTGTCGATTTTACTTAAGAAGTGGATTTCTTGAACTATTCCTTGTTGAATTGTTTTGACGTCGTTTGAGGCTTGGATTGTGCCTATTTTGGGGTACATGTTTCTTGTGTTTGTTAGGA
It encodes the following:
- the LOC125871783 gene encoding homeobox-leucine zipper protein ROC8-like; the encoded protein is MNFICSSHFYFLSCFILLTFMTSQNDASVGSTSCQEIGKSIFQHSYEQIIEKLEEVFSQKPNPENDVIEQLSEELGLDTTQVKIWFYNKGYYIKAQQIMKEESEIDRLKNKIMYSENFHICLDLKEQFCAASNNPEQQRAILRDLLNEYAKFGEDVMMISKIIDHFIEYIEGYQMFFSEFESKLDNLYNYKDPNGLDLELRLGLKSD